A genome region from Desulfovibrio sp. TomC includes the following:
- the kdpB gene encoding potassium-transporting ATPase subunit KdpB: MSKQKQKARPLFEPALVRRAIVDSFRKLTPQNQVRNPVMFTVYMGSLLTTALYIQALVGHGEAPAGFILAITVWLWFTVIFANFAEAMAEGRGKAQADSLRQARRDIQAKRLASPSREAPVDIVPSASLKKGEVVLVEAGDFVPCDGDIIEGVASVDESAITGESAPVIREAGGDRSAVTGGTRLLSDWVLVRVAAEAGETFLDRMIALVEGAKRRKTPNEIALNILLAALTLVFLVVCATLLPFSAFAVEQSGHGAPVTITVLAALFVCLAPTTIGGLLSAIGIAGMDRLIQAGVIATSGRAVEAAGDVDVLLLDKTGTITLGNRQADDFLPMPGVTEKELADVAQLASLADETPEGRSIVVLAKERFGIRARDMNALDAAFVPFTAQTRLSGVDLAGRVVRKGAPDAIKKFVTEQGGALPREVDEQVRAIAESGGTPLLVAENDRVLGAVWLKDIVKGGIRERFAALRSMGIKTVMVTGDNPLTAAAIAAEAGVDDFLAEATPEAKLALIRKTQAEGRLVAMTGDGTNDAPALAQADVGVAMNSGTQAAKEAGNMVDLDSNPTKLLEVVEIGKQLLMTRGSLTTFSIANDIAKYFAIIPAAFVGIYPQLGALNVMGLATPQSAILSAVIFNALIIVVLIPLALRGVRYRALGAARALRDNLLIYGLGGVIVPFVGIKVIDLTLVALGLA, from the coding sequence ATGAGCAAACAGAAACAAAAAGCGCGTCCGCTCTTTGAGCCCGCCCTGGTCCGGCGGGCCATAGTGGATTCCTTCCGCAAACTGACCCCCCAAAACCAGGTCCGCAACCCGGTGATGTTCACCGTTTACATGGGCTCGCTGTTGACCACGGCCCTTTATATCCAGGCCCTGGTCGGACACGGCGAGGCCCCGGCGGGTTTCATCCTGGCCATTACGGTCTGGCTGTGGTTCACCGTGATTTTCGCCAACTTCGCCGAAGCCATGGCCGAAGGGCGCGGCAAGGCGCAAGCCGATTCCCTGCGCCAGGCGCGTCGGGACATCCAGGCCAAACGACTCGCTTCCCCAAGCCGCGAGGCCCCGGTGGACATCGTGCCGTCGGCCAGCCTGAAAAAAGGCGAAGTTGTGTTGGTTGAAGCCGGCGATTTCGTCCCCTGCGACGGCGACATCATCGAGGGCGTGGCCTCGGTGGATGAATCGGCCATCACCGGCGAGTCGGCTCCGGTCATCCGCGAGGCCGGCGGCGACCGCAGCGCCGTTACGGGCGGCACCCGCCTGCTGTCGGACTGGGTGCTGGTGCGGGTGGCGGCCGAGGCCGGCGAAACCTTCCTGGATCGGATGATCGCCCTGGTCGAGGGGGCCAAGCGCCGCAAGACCCCCAACGAGATCGCGCTCAACATCCTGCTGGCCGCCCTGACCCTCGTCTTCCTGGTCGTATGCGCCACGCTCCTGCCTTTCTCGGCCTTTGCCGTGGAACAGTCCGGGCATGGCGCGCCCGTGACCATCACCGTGCTGGCGGCGCTTTTTGTCTGTCTTGCGCCGACGACCATCGGCGGGCTGCTCTCGGCCATCGGCATCGCCGGCATGGACCGGCTCATCCAGGCCGGGGTCATCGCCACCTCGGGGCGGGCTGTGGAGGCGGCCGGCGATGTGGACGTGCTGCTCTTGGACAAGACCGGCACGATCACCCTCGGCAACCGTCAGGCTGATGATTTCCTGCCCATGCCCGGGGTGACGGAAAAGGAATTGGCTGACGTGGCCCAGCTGGCCTCCCTGGCCGACGAGACGCCCGAGGGCCGGTCCATCGTGGTCCTGGCCAAGGAGCGCTTCGGCATCCGGGCCAGGGACATGAATGCTTTGGACGCCGCCTTCGTGCCCTTTACCGCCCAGACCCGTCTGTCCGGCGTAGACCTCGCCGGCCGCGTCGTGCGCAAGGGCGCGCCGGACGCCATCAAAAAATTCGTGACCGAACAGGGCGGCGCGCTGCCCAGGGAAGTGGACGAACAGGTGCGCGCCATCGCCGAATCCGGCGGCACGCCGCTGCTGGTGGCGGAAAACGACCGCGTGCTCGGCGCGGTGTGGCTCAAAGACATCGTCAAGGGCGGCATCCGGGAACGCTTTGCCGCGCTTCGCAGCATGGGCATCAAAACCGTCATGGTCACCGGCGACAATCCCCTGACGGCTGCGGCCATTGCGGCCGAGGCCGGCGTGGACGACTTTCTGGCCGAAGCCACCCCGGAAGCCAAGCTGGCGCTCATCCGCAAGACCCAGGCCGAGGGCCGGCTGGTGGCCATGACCGGCGACGGCACCAACGACGCGCCCGCCCTGGCCCAGGCCGACGTGGGCGTGGCCATGAATTCCGGCACGCAGGCCGCCAAGGAAGCCGGAAACATGGTGGACCTGGACTCCAACCCCACCAAGCTCCTGGAAGTGGTGGAGATCGGCAAGCAATTGCTCATGACCCGCGGTTCGCTCACCACGTTTTCCATCGCCAACGACATCGCCAAGTATTTCGCCATCATCCCGGCGGCCTTCGTCGGCATCTACCCCCAGCTGGGAGCCTTAAACGTCATGGGACTGGCCACGCCCCAATCGGCCATCCTCTCGGCGGTTATTTTCAACGCGCTCATCATCGTTGTCCTCATTCCCCTGGCCCTGCGGGGGGTGCGCTACCGGGCCTTGGGCGCGGCCCGGGCCTTGCGCGACAACCTGCTCATCTACGGACTTGGGGGCGTTATTGTGCCGTTCGTCGGCATCAAGGTCATCGACCTGACCCTGGTCGCCCTTGGGCTGGCCTAG
- the kdpC gene encoding potassium-transporting ATPase subunit KdpC, whose translation MFSCALQQMKSALLILVILTLLTGLVYPGIVTGVSQALFPVQAAGSLIEKDGKVVGSALIGQPFADPAHFQGRPSATSPKPYDASASSGSNLGPTNPAYLSTVEERVAGLRQDNGDGPVPIELATASGSGLDPHISPAAAFYQVPRVAKAKGLDVKTLHELVEKSVEGRQFGMLGEARVNVLKLNLALDALTGQK comes from the coding sequence ATGTTTTCTTGCGCATTGCAACAGATGAAATCGGCGTTGCTCATACTGGTGATCCTGACGCTGCTGACCGGCTTGGTCTATCCGGGCATCGTGACCGGCGTGAGCCAGGCCCTTTTCCCGGTCCAGGCGGCCGGCAGCCTCATCGAAAAAGACGGCAAGGTCGTCGGCTCGGCCCTGATCGGCCAGCCCTTTGCCGATCCGGCCCATTTCCAGGGCCGGCCCTCGGCCACCTCGCCCAAACCCTACGACGCTTCGGCCTCCTCGGGCTCCAACCTCGGGCCGACCAACCCGGCCTACCTGAGCACGGTGGAGGAGCGGGTTGCCGGCCTGCGCCAGGACAACGGCGACGGCCCGGTGCCCATCGAGCTGGCGACAGCCTCGGGCAGCGGCCTGGACCCGCACATCTCCCCGGCCGCGGCCTTCTATCAGGTCCCCCGGGTGGCCAAGGCCAAGGGGCTTGACGTCAAAACACTGCACGAGCTGGTGGAAAAGAGTGTAGAGGGGCGTCAATTCGGGATGTTGGGCGAGGCGCGGGTCAATGTGCTCAAGCTCAATCTGGCCTTGGACGCCCTGACGGGGCAGAAGTAA
- a CDS encoding sensor histidine kinase, giving the protein MDADHRPDPDRLLEYVNREENKKRGGRLRIFLGMAPGVGKTYSMLETARLKQAEGVDVLVGVAETHGRAETEALLTGLAILPRQRIDYRGHTLSEFDLDQALSRHPELLLVDELAHTNAPGCRHDKRWKDVVELLDNGVDVWSTLNVQHLESLGDIVAQITGVRVRETVPDTLLERAESVVLVDLPPDDLRQRLKEGKVYLPQQADWASTNFFRQGNLMALRELALRATAQRANTEVLVYRHGRSIQTTWPTSERILVCVGPSPSSAKLVRAAKRLASELHAPWLAVSIQTALPQKARDSALRHLKLAEELGAETFVIQGVSVAREIVAFARQQNVTKIIVGKPVRRRFRDLITGSPVDQLIRESAEIDVHVIRGETGEAAVAPVAKRPPLALPWRQYLAAGGILGACTGISFAMFPFLDLANLIMVYMLGVMAVAIWLRRGPAVAASVLSVVTFDFFFVPPRYSFAVSDVRHLITFVVMFLVALVMSSMAGKLKRQAETAGQAGRQSVALAALARELVATRGLDSLLTVAQRHLVDVFRVRVVFLLPDDAGGLLVRAKTPGTPALHGKQLGMAQWVLANGQPAGWGTQTLADSDTVFLPLKGAGGVVGVVTLEAGAAETKNQMQLPDQQRLLEAFLAQIAQALEVDRLEDAAKATLVEMESEKLKSSLLSSVTHDFQTPLAAIAGSAETIMLLGKSAEFDVLFGLAQNIYNESARLSRLVDNLLRLARLESGKFKPNLQAVPLEEVLGAALNRLEPSLASRPVTVDLAPDLPLAVVDEVLMEQLFVNLLENAVKHTPAGTAVSVSAKVREAQLLIQVADQGQGLPPEELERIFDRFYRVNRGSGADGYGLGLAICRLIAKVHGGDITARNVSGGGLRFDLTLPLRTGFNEA; this is encoded by the coding sequence ATGGATGCTGACCATCGCCCCGATCCGGATCGACTCCTGGAGTACGTGAACCGCGAGGAAAACAAGAAGCGCGGCGGTCGGCTGCGCATATTCCTCGGCATGGCTCCAGGGGTCGGCAAGACCTATTCCATGCTCGAAACGGCCCGGCTCAAACAGGCCGAGGGCGTGGACGTGCTGGTGGGGGTGGCCGAGACCCATGGTCGGGCCGAAACCGAGGCGTTGCTCACCGGTCTGGCCATTTTGCCGCGCCAGCGCATTGACTATCGCGGCCACACCTTGTCCGAGTTCGATCTGGACCAGGCCTTGAGCCGCCATCCGGAACTGCTGCTGGTGGATGAACTGGCCCACACCAATGCTCCGGGCTGCCGTCACGACAAACGCTGGAAGGACGTCGTGGAACTGCTCGACAACGGCGTCGATGTCTGGAGCACGCTCAACGTGCAGCATCTGGAGAGCCTGGGCGACATTGTGGCCCAGATCACCGGCGTGCGGGTGCGCGAGACCGTTCCGGACACGCTGCTGGAACGGGCCGAGTCGGTGGTGCTGGTGGATTTGCCGCCCGACGACCTGCGCCAGCGGCTCAAGGAGGGGAAGGTCTATTTGCCGCAGCAGGCGGATTGGGCCTCCACGAACTTTTTCCGCCAGGGCAACCTGATGGCCCTGCGCGAACTGGCCCTGCGGGCCACGGCCCAACGGGCCAACACGGAAGTCCTGGTCTATCGGCACGGGCGTTCCATCCAGACCACCTGGCCCACCTCGGAGCGCATCCTGGTGTGCGTGGGGCCTTCGCCCAGTTCGGCCAAGCTGGTCCGGGCGGCCAAACGGCTGGCTTCCGAATTGCACGCGCCCTGGCTGGCCGTCTCCATCCAGACCGCTTTGCCGCAAAAAGCCCGGGACAGCGCCTTGCGCCATTTGAAGCTGGCCGAGGAACTCGGCGCGGAAACCTTTGTGATCCAGGGCGTCAGCGTGGCCCGCGAGATCGTCGCCTTTGCCCGGCAGCAAAACGTCACCAAAATCATTGTCGGCAAACCGGTGCGGCGAAGATTTCGGGATCTAATAACGGGCAGCCCGGTGGACCAGCTTATCCGCGAGTCGGCCGAGATCGACGTTCATGTCATCCGGGGGGAGACCGGCGAGGCGGCCGTGGCTCCTGTGGCGAAACGGCCTCCTCTGGCGCTGCCCTGGCGACAGTATCTGGCCGCCGGCGGCATCCTGGGGGCTTGCACCGGGATCAGCTTCGCCATGTTCCCGTTCCTCGACCTGGCCAACCTGATCATGGTCTACATGTTGGGGGTCATGGCCGTGGCCATCTGGCTTCGCCGGGGACCGGCCGTGGCCGCCTCGGTGTTAAGCGTGGTGACCTTCGACTTTTTCTTCGTGCCGCCGCGTTACAGCTTTGCGGTTTCGGACGTGCGCCATCTGATCACCTTCGTGGTCATGTTTCTGGTGGCGCTGGTCATGAGTTCCATGGCCGGCAAACTCAAGCGTCAGGCCGAAACGGCCGGGCAGGCGGGACGCCAGAGCGTGGCCCTGGCCGCCCTGGCCCGGGAGCTGGTGGCCACGCGCGGCCTGGACAGTCTCCTGACCGTGGCCCAGCGGCATCTGGTGGACGTCTTCAGGGTTCGGGTTGTCTTCCTTTTGCCCGACGATGCCGGCGGTTTGCTGGTCCGGGCCAAAACGCCGGGAACGCCTGCCCTGCACGGCAAGCAGCTCGGCATGGCCCAGTGGGTGCTGGCCAATGGCCAGCCGGCCGGCTGGGGCACGCAAACCCTGGCCGACTCGGATACGGTGTTTTTGCCGCTCAAAGGAGCTGGGGGCGTTGTGGGCGTCGTGACCCTGGAGGCAGGGGCGGCAGAGACGAAAAACCAGATGCAGCTCCCGGATCAGCAGCGACTCCTGGAAGCCTTTTTGGCCCAGATCGCCCAGGCCCTTGAGGTCGACCGCCTGGAAGACGCCGCCAAGGCCACCCTGGTTGAGATGGAATCGGAAAAGCTCAAATCGTCGCTGCTGTCTTCGGTGACCCACGACTTTCAAACGCCGCTGGCCGCCATTGCCGGTTCGGCTGAAACGATTATGCTCTTGGGGAAGTCTGCGGAGTTTGACGTCCTGTTTGGCCTTGCGCAAAATATATACAATGAATCAGCGCGGTTAAGCCGCCTTGTGGACAATCTGCTGCGCCTTGCCCGGCTTGAGTCGGGAAAATTCAAGCCCAATCTCCAGGCCGTTCCCCTGGAAGAGGTGCTCGGAGCGGCGCTCAACAGGTTGGAACCGTCTCTGGCGTCCCGCCCGGTGACGGTGGACCTGGCGCCCGATCTCCCCCTCGCCGTCGTGGACGAGGTGCTTATGGAGCAGCTTTTCGTCAATCTCCTGGAAAACGCCGTGAAGCATACCCCGGCCGGCACGGCGGTGTCTGTTTCGGCCAAGGTCCGGGAGGCGCAGTTGCTCATCCAGGTGGCCGACCAGGGCCAGGGCCTGCCGCCTGAGGAACTGGAACGGATTTTTGATCGGTTTTACCGGGTGAATCGGGGCTCCGGAGCCGACGGCTACGGGCTGGGGCTGGCCATCTGCCGGCTCATCGCCAAGGTGCACGGCGGGGACATCACGGCCCGCAATGTTTCCGGGGGAGGGCTGCGCTTCGACTTGACATTGCCGCTGCGCACAGGGTTCAACGAAGCATGA
- a CDS encoding response regulator: MSATAQEILLVDDEAPIRRFLRTVLEDQGYKVSEAATGKQGLAMATGANLVLILLDLGLPDLDGLTVLSLLRGVTDTPVIVLSAREGQDDKIAALDGGAVDYLTKPFGVGELAARIRVALRLAAAKSGPAKQEVVSGELRVNLIDRQVYLGGKEIHLTPIEFNLLAYLAKNAGKVVTHRQLLQEVWGHNATDKEHYLRIYVHQLRQKVEPIPSQPRFVRTESGVGYRFVQGE, encoded by the coding sequence ATGAGCGCAACAGCCCAAGAAATTCTTCTCGTGGACGACGAAGCGCCCATCCGGCGTTTTCTGCGCACGGTGTTGGAGGATCAGGGGTACAAGGTCTCGGAAGCGGCGACCGGCAAGCAGGGACTGGCCATGGCCACCGGCGCGAACCTTGTTTTGATCCTGCTCGATCTGGGATTGCCCGACCTGGACGGACTGACGGTCCTGTCCCTGCTTCGGGGCGTGACCGACACGCCGGTCATCGTCCTGTCCGCCCGGGAGGGGCAGGACGACAAGATAGCCGCCCTGGACGGCGGGGCGGTGGACTACCTGACCAAGCCCTTCGGCGTCGGCGAGCTGGCCGCCCGTATCCGGGTGGCCCTGCGTCTGGCTGCGGCCAAAAGCGGACCGGCCAAGCAGGAGGTAGTGTCCGGGGAACTCCGCGTGAACCTGATCGACCGTCAGGTTTATCTTGGCGGAAAGGAAATTCACCTCACGCCCATCGAGTTCAATCTCCTGGCGTATCTGGCCAAAAACGCCGGGAAGGTGGTCACCCACCGGCAGTTGCTCCAGGAAGTATGGGGGCATAACGCGACGGACAAGGAACACTACCTGCGCATCTATGTCCACCAATTGCGCCAGAAGGTGGAACCCATCCCTTCGCAGCCCCGGTTTGTACGGACGGAATCCGGCGTGGGGTACCGGTTCGTTCAGGGCGAGTAG
- a CDS encoding glycosyltransferase family protein, which produces MARILYGVHGTQHGHAIRALILARHLAALGHEFLFVSSEEGAGLLAREFRVERFENPGTRYKNQRLDTPATLKLAARTLLKRPAELARLARLIAEFRPDAAISDYEYFVPIAAKKAGIPCLSIDHQHVISCCDHPVPPRLWPDYWGIRASIRFLFSACSDYLAISFFQPPAKPGAHALVAPPILRQSVMARAPSQGSHIVVYQSCGICDAFAPYLRTIDREFRVYGYKMDKVDGNLTYRNYSEEGFLDDLASCAYVVCGGSHNLMSEALFYGKPVLSFPVAGAFEQQLNAIYLERLGYGRGASMDRLEPGLLPDFEQDLEAMRQRIATGRFCGNDEVFGLLDSFLRHGRLPGRS; this is translated from the coding sequence ATGGCCCGCATTCTTTACGGCGTCCACGGCACCCAGCACGGCCACGCCATTCGCGCTCTGATCCTGGCCCGCCATCTGGCGGCGCTTGGGCATGAGTTCCTCTTCGTTTCCAGCGAAGAAGGGGCCGGTCTTTTGGCGCGCGAATTCCGGGTGGAACGGTTTGAAAATCCCGGCACGCGCTATAAGAACCAGCGTCTGGACACCCCAGCCACCCTCAAACTGGCCGCCCGGACCCTCCTCAAACGCCCGGCGGAACTGGCCCGGCTGGCCCGGCTGATTGCCGAGTTCCGGCCCGACGCCGCCATCTCCGACTACGAATATTTCGTGCCCATTGCCGCCAAAAAAGCCGGCATCCCCTGCCTGTCCATCGACCACCAGCACGTCATTTCCTGCTGCGACCACCCGGTGCCGCCGCGCCTTTGGCCCGACTACTGGGGCATCCGGGCTTCCATCCGCTTCCTGTTTTCGGCCTGCTCGGACTATCTGGCCATCTCCTTTTTCCAGCCGCCGGCCAAACCCGGCGCCCACGCCCTGGTGGCCCCGCCGATCCTGCGCCAGTCGGTCATGGCGCGCGCCCCCAGCCAGGGCAGCCACATCGTGGTCTACCAGAGCTGCGGCATCTGCGACGCCTTTGCCCCGTATCTGCGCACCATTGATCGGGAATTTCGGGTCTACGGCTACAAGATGGACAAGGTCGACGGCAACCTGACCTATCGCAACTACTCCGAAGAGGGGTTTCTCGACGATCTGGCCTCCTGCGCCTACGTGGTCTGCGGCGGCAGCCACAATCTCATGAGCGAGGCCCTTTTTTACGGCAAGCCCGTCCTGTCCTTTCCTGTGGCCGGGGCCTTTGAGCAGCAGCTAAACGCCATCTATCTGGAGCGCCTGGGCTATGGCCGGGGCGCGTCCATGGATCGTCTGGAGCCGGGCCTGCTGCCGGATTTCGAACAGGACCTGGAGGCCATGCGCCAGCGCATTGCCACCGGCCGGTTTTGCGGCAACGACGAAGTCTTTGGCCTGCTCGACAGTTTTTTGCGCCACGGCCGGCTGCCGGGGCGATCCTGA
- a CDS encoding BMP family lipoprotein: MRRPLSLALAAVFVLACAALGLAADKPLTFGLLLVGPYNDKGYSQAQYEGGKYVEAHQPGTKMLYLDKVNPADRPGVTIPQLVDDLVDKGATLILAGSDDMKDGIREAAEAHPDLTFVHLSGDDALTGKAPKNLGNVFSKMEYAKMLAGFSAAMTTKTGKIGFLGPLINDETRRLANAAYLGARYAWETVRGQKPEALNFKVSWIGFWFNIPGVTSDPNQVAGSFFDQGYDVVISGIDTPEALTVAGARKKAGAAVFALPYDYKLACEAAPDVCLGVPYFNWGPPLLSIVKDVAAGTYKPGFTWLAPDFAALNNPDKSPIGFTEGAALSPEAKKALDQFIADLGTGKVNLYAGPLQYQDGTTFVQAGSVATDKDIWFCPQLLRGIEGASASK, from the coding sequence ATGCGTCGCCCCCTGTCCCTGGCGCTTGCCGCCGTCTTTGTCCTGGCCTGTGCCGCCCTGGGCCTGGCCGCCGACAAGCCGCTCACCTTCGGCCTGCTCCTAGTCGGTCCCTACAACGACAAAGGCTACAGCCAGGCCCAGTACGAGGGCGGCAAGTACGTGGAAGCGCACCAGCCCGGCACAAAGATGCTCTATCTCGACAAGGTCAATCCGGCCGACCGGCCGGGCGTGACCATTCCCCAGCTGGTGGATGATCTGGTGGACAAGGGGGCAACGCTCATCCTGGCCGGCTCCGACGACATGAAAGACGGCATCCGCGAGGCGGCCGAGGCCCACCCCGACCTCACCTTCGTCCATCTTTCCGGCGACGACGCCCTGACCGGCAAGGCCCCGAAAAATCTGGGCAACGTCTTTTCCAAGATGGAATATGCCAAGATGCTGGCCGGATTTTCCGCGGCCATGACCACCAAGACCGGCAAGATCGGGTTCCTGGGACCGCTCATCAACGACGAGACCCGCCGGCTGGCCAACGCCGCCTACCTTGGCGCGCGCTACGCCTGGGAAACCGTGCGCGGCCAAAAGCCCGAGGCGCTCAATTTCAAGGTCAGCTGGATCGGCTTCTGGTTCAACATTCCCGGCGTCACCTCCGACCCCAACCAGGTGGCCGGCTCCTTTTTCGACCAGGGCTACGACGTGGTCATTTCCGGCATCGACACCCCCGAGGCGCTGACCGTGGCCGGGGCGCGCAAAAAGGCCGGGGCGGCCGTCTTTGCCCTGCCCTACGATTACAAGCTAGCCTGCGAGGCTGCGCCCGACGTCTGCCTGGGCGTGCCGTACTTCAACTGGGGACCGCCGCTTCTGTCCATCGTCAAGGATGTGGCCGCCGGCACCTACAAGCCCGGGTTTACGTGGCTGGCCCCGGATTTCGCCGCGCTTAACAACCCCGACAAAAGCCCCATCGGCTTCACCGAGGGCGCGGCCCTGTCGCCCGAGGCCAAAAAAGCCCTGGATCAGTTTATCGCCGACCTCGGCACGGGCAAGGTCAACCTCTACGCCGGACCGCTCCAGTACCAGGACGGCACCACCTTTGTGCAGGCCGGTTCCGTGGCCACGGACAAGGACATCTGGTTTTGTCCGCAGCTCCTTCGCGGCATAGAGGGCGCCAGCGCCTCCAAGTAG